The genomic region ACCCCAACTCTTATGTGAACTGTGTTAACAAAAAGGTCGCTTTTTTTTGCTTTAAACTTGAAGTTAAAGGTTAGACGTGTAACTATTTTTTGTCATGTTTATAGTGTTTTTAATTTAGACAGAAACTATTTTAGAGGGGCGGATTGTGGAGCAATTGGTAGAGAAGGGGATTTGCTTTCGTTTGGGGAGCGAGCGTTATGTACACCCCATTTCAACTGTTAAAGAAGTACTTAGCTATCAGTCTCCTGCTCCTATACCAGGTGCTGGTGAAGGCGTTGAGGGTATGATTGATGTACGTGGTAATATGGTGACAGTGTTGTATGGCAGTCATTTACTGAATTTAGACCCAGCTGAGTGTGAAGAAGAAGGCCATATTATTGTACTGGATTTACCCACGGGCTATTTTGGAATTCGAGTAGAGGCTGTGGAGCGGATTATGGATATTCCTGAAAACAACGATGCCCATGGCCTTGATTATCGAGATCATGATTGCATTCATGGGACTATCCAGCAAGATAGCGATCTTTATATCTTAGTCGAGTTCAATGAGTACTGTGCTGCCCTTGATTAGCCTAACGTTAGAACCTGCAAGCCAATGATTAATTATTGGCTTGCAGGTTCTAGTGTGAGATACGAAATGCGTCGATATTAAAGTTGTTTTGAAAAGATTTTTGAGTTGCGTTGGTAGTTGTACAAAGCCTGTTTTTGCGTTGGTAAACTTGCCAATGTTGTTTCGCTAAATCCTCGCTCAATAAACCAATGAGCTGTTCGTGTGGTTAATAAGAAAAGCATGGTTAGATTTTGACGTTTAGCGACTTGTTCTATGCCTTTTAGTAAGCGTTCACCACGATTAGAGCCTCTATAATCTGGCGATACCGCTAAACAGGCTAATTCCCCCGAATATTCTTGTTCAAATGGGTAAAGCGCTGCGCAGGCGACAATGGCGCCATCTCGTTCAATGACAATAAAGCGATCTATTTCGTTCTCTAATAGTTCGCGAGATCGTCTTACCAAGACACCTTTCTCTTCCAGTGGAGCTAGCAATGCCATCATACCGCCAACATCATCAATGTGAGCTGGGCGCAGTTGTTCATAGCTGTCTTCATCAATCATGGTGCCTGAACCTTCACGGGTGAAGAGTTCTTGTAGTAAGCCGCCATTTTCATTGTATGAAATTAAATGTGCTCTCGGCACGCCCTTGCGAACAGCTTGCACGCAGGCATCTAACGCTGCGTGGGTAATGCTGGAGAGAGACTTTTCTTTCAGAATGGCCTCTGCGTCTTTGGTTAATAGTTCAGAATAAAGCTCACCATCGCTTTTAAAGACACCTTCTTCTTCAGCGTAAACAATAAGCTTGTCAGCTTTTAGCTGGATGGCTGCTTGGATCGCGACGTCTTCACTTTTTAAGTTAAAGACTTCACCGGTTGGTGAAAAGCCAAGGTGGGGCAAAAGCACCATATTGTCATCTTCAAGCAGGCGGAAAATGGCTTCTGTGTCAATGCGGCGTACTTCACCTGTATGACCGTAATCAATGCCATCTACGACGCCAAGTGGTCTGGCAATAACGTAGTTACCACTACATACTTTAAGCCTTGCGCCATCCATTGGAGTATTTGATAGTCCCATAGACAGTTGGGCTTCCAGCTGAACGCGCACGGCTGCAGAGGCTTGGATAATATCCAAAAGCTGATCTTGTGGTGTGACACGGTAATCATCTTCAACACGACTGACTATCTGTTTATTCGCTAAAACACGACTTATTTGTGGACGTGCACCTTGTACTAAAACAAGTCGAATTCCCAATGAGTCCAGCAAGGCAAGATCGTGAATAATACTTGAAAAGTGAGCGCATTCGACGGCTTCACCTGGAATCAATATGACAAAGGTTTTTCCCCTATGGGCATTGATATAGGGGGAAGAATGGCGGAACCAGTCCACATAATTGAATTCTTCTGTCACGCTATTCCTCATTTTTTGGCTCGTTTAATTGAAGGCAAAAACGCTCGATTAGACCGCGAATTACCTTTTGCATAGGTTGAATTTGATTCAGTGCCATAAATTCATTTGGCTGATGGGCTTGATCAATAGAGCCCGGCCCTAAAATTAAGGTTTCCATTCCCATTTGATTTAGGAAGGAACCTTCCGTTGCAAACGCCACAGTACTTGCCTGGCGATTGGTTAAGGCTTCACAGGCTTTTATGATATCCGATTCGATCGATGTATAAAAAGATGGAACATCAGGAAATAAACTATTTAACTGAATTTTTGTTCCCGTTTTCTCTTCGATGCGAGGCAATATTTCAGCAATCTCGTGCATTAAGGCTTGGTTACTCATGCCCGGTAGAGCCCGCAAATCAAATTCTAGTTCACAGCGTCCACAAATACGGTTTGGGTTGTCGCCGCCATGTATACAGCCAAAGTTCATGGTTGGATAATCAATCACAAAGCTCGCATCGCGATAGTTTGTTTTAAGTTGCTGACGAAATAACATCAACTCTGACATGACATCATGCATGGCATCCAGGGCATTATTCCCCAATGATGGATTAGAAGAGTGGCCGGATTGCCCCGTTACCTGAATGCGCTCCATCATAATGCCTTTGTGAGCATAAATAGGAGTCAAAGAGGTAGGCTCACCAATCAACGCATATCGAGCTTTTAATGATCCTTGTTCAACCAAGGCTCGTGCGCCAGACATAGAGCTTTCTTCGTCAGCGGTCGCAAGAATGATGAGGGGTTGCTTGAGGCCAGACAGCTGCATTTGGCGAATTGTGTCGATCACAATGGCGAAAAAGCCTTTCATATCGCAGCTACCAAGGCCGTAAAGTTTTTGCTCTCTTTCTTCCAACTTGAACGGATCTGATTTCCAACGGCCTTTATCGTAAGGAACGGTATCTGTGTGACCGGATAACACCAAACCACCGTCGCCACTTCCGAGAGTCGCAATCAGATTGAATTTGTTGGGCTGATCTGGCAAAGGCATGACTTCGCATTGAAACCCTTGTGAGCTTAGCCAACTTTCGAGTAATTCAATAACACCTTTATTTGACTGATCCCAATGGGCTTGGCTACAACTGATAGAAGGCGATGCAATTAATTGGGACATCATACTAATGAGCGAGGGAAGTGCGGGCATATAAAGGAGTTCCTTGAATCCGAGTTATTAGCGAATATTACTACTGTACGCTAGGCATCTGGTACACTTGCTCGCACATTATTTTTTCTTTGCTGTTTGCTCAACCGCAAAGGTTATAGAGGTTCGTATATTATGGCTACCGAGCTAGAGCTAAAGTTAATGCTTCAGTCGGAGTATCTCAAGTCCGCAAGTGATTTTCTTGATGGAGTTTGTGCACTTTCTGATGCTGATGATCAATCTCGTCAACCTACATTGGCTTTGATGAATGCCTATTTTGATACAGAAGATGCCGAGCTGATGCAGGGCGGGATGGCGCTGCGCATTCGCGCTGTAAATAACAAGTTTATTCAAACCGTAAAAACGCGTGGTAGCAACCGCATTGGCATGCATGCTCGTGGTGAATGGGAGTGGTTTGTCCCCAGCGACCAATTGGATTTATCGCTATTAAGTGACGTGCCTTTACCGGAATCATTGCAAGGTATGTCTTGGAGTAACAAGTTGATCGAGGTATATCGTACTGACTTTGAGCGACAAGTTTGGAATATCCAATCCCAAGAATCCAAAATGGAAGTGGTTTGTGATCAAGGGCTGGTTACCTCACCCTATGGCGAAGACGCTATTTGTGAGTTAGAGCTGGAACTAAAAGACGGTGATGAGGCTGGTTTGTACCAGTTTGCTTTGCAACTTGCAGAGCGAGTTCCTGTTCAGGTTAGTATTGTTTCCAAGGCGCAAAAAGGCGTGCGTTTAAAATACGGACAGATAGAGTTTCCTGAGAAGCCTGATAATACGTCAAATTCATTAGAGTTAGCTGCTTATTGGTACGAGGTATGGCTAGTCTATTGGGAAGCAATGTATTTCATGAAAGACGAAGCACTAATGCAACCAGTGCGTCATTCCATGGCTCAATTACAAGCGTGTGTGCCATCAGCGTTAGCGCAAGAGCTCAATAGCTTAGACGCAAAGTTAGAGCAGCAATTAATTGTGGAAGACGATTTATTGTTGAAAAACTTAGCGGGTATGACTCAAATTGGCATGACTATGTTATTGGTTGGGCAATGGTTAAATAAACAAGTGTGATGGATTTTTTGACGGCGGTTGCTGTATGACATTACTGTATGAAAAATAAAAAGAAGATTTTGTAAGGAAGCCTTGTGACACCTCCGCATTTGAACCCGAACTACGCGATATTTTGTGAACAATCCTCATCTCGTGCTTTGCTACTAGAGCACGTCCATGACGCCCGAGAAAGACACAGCCTTGAAGTATTAAGCCAAGAGCAAATTGACACGTTAGAGCCCTTGTGGATGTTGAGCGAGTATTTGCATCAGCAGTTTATACGATTTCCCCATTGGCTAGATGATTTGCTGGTGCTTAAAGCGCTACCAGAAAAACCATCTAAAGAAGCTTTGATGGCTGGCGAGGCTTTTTTTTCATGTGAAGCGAGCGCTTGCCCAACAAAATCATTAGAGCCATTGGATGAAGTGAGTTTTATTAAGCGTTTACGTTTATATCGACAATGGTGGATGGTGCGCTTGATTGCCTTTGATATTCAGCAGCGGCTTTCATTGACCGAGCTGACGTCGCGTTTAAGTGCTTTGGCTGATGCTTGTGTGAATGCCAGCCTGCAATGGACAACACAGCACTACCTTGCTTTGTACGGTCAGGCGTTGGATGGCAACAACCAACCTCAGTCAATGATTGTGATTGGCATGGGGAAGTTGGGGGGCAACGAGTTAAACCTGTCTTCTGATATCGATCTAATTTTTGCGTTCCGCGAACATGGTGACACCCAAGGCGGCAAAAAAAGCCTATCTCACCAAGAATATTTTACTAAGCTAGGCCAAAAACTGATTCAGCATCTAGACCAAGTGAATGCTGATGGCTTTGTTTTCCGAGTCGACATGCGCTTGCGGCCGTTTGGCCAGTCTGGTGCTTTGGTTTTAAATATGGATTCTCTAGAGAACTATTACCAAGACCAAGGTCGAGATTGGGAACGTTACGCCATGATCAAAGCCCGCGTTATGTCGGGTGATGCTTTGGATGTTCGTGAATTTGAAGCCTTGCGAAAGCCCTTCGTCTATCGTAAATACTTGGACTTTGGTGCGATTGGTGCATTGCGTGATCTAAAACAAATGATTGCCAAAGAAGTGCGCCGAAAAGGAATAGAACACAATATAAAATTAGGCGAAGGTGGTATTCGTGAAGTAGAGTTTATTGCTCAAGCTTTACAGATTTTACACGGAGGCCGAGATCAAGGCTTGCAAACGCCAGCCTTACTGAAAGTATTGCCTTACCTTGCCCAGCAGGATTATTTACCTGTTGAAGAAATGGATCAATTACGTGAGGCGTATTTGCTTTTACGTCGTACCGAGCATGCGTTGCAATCTGTGAATGACGAACAAACCCAGCTATTGCCTGAAGGTGATAGAGCACGTACACGCATTGCCTTGATGGTCGGCTTTCCTTCCTGGGAAGCTTTGGATAAGCGGCTTTGGGAGGTCCGGAAAAATGTACATCGCTCTTTTGTGGCATTGATCGACGATGGTCATGAGAGCAGTGAGGAAGTTAAAAGTCAGGAAACATGGCGCTTGCTGATTAAGCATCCAGAAGACCGAGAGGCCATACAAGACGCGATAGAGTTGATTGCCGGGCAAGATCAAGAAGCGAGCATTTCACGAATTTCTCAATTGCTCAGTTCCCGTACCGTGGTATTTATGCAGCCGATAGGGCATGAACGACTGGCTGTGTTTTTAGCAGCTTTGATCACTAAATTAACAGACGAAGCTAATCCAGATCTCGTGTTAGAGCGCGTTTTCCCAATTCTCGAAGCGGTGTTGCGCCGTACTGCGTATTTGGTTTTGTTGTGTGAAAACCAAACCGCGCTGACGCATCTTATTCGTCTATGTCGTGAAAGTGTCTGGTTTACCGAGGCAATTTCAACGACACCTGCGTTGTTGGATGAACTACTAGACGCTAATACACTCTTTTCGCCACCGGATAAAACCATGCTGGCGGAAGAGTTGCGACTGATCTTATTGCGTTTGCCCGAAGATGATGAAGAAGCACAGATGGACGCAATGCGTCGTTTTAGGCGTTCTATCATTTTGCGTATTGCGGCCTGTGACATAACAGAAATACTACCTGTAATGAAAGTAAGTGATCACTTAACCTGGTTGGCGGAAGTGCTATTGGATCAGGTTTTGATGCAATCGTGGCAGTATTTAACCAAGAAACACGGCTTTCCAGTAAGCCAAGGGGAAGTGGCTTCAACACCGCAGTTGGCGATTATTGGTTATGGAAAGTCGGGTGGTTGGGAGCTCGGTTACGACTCGGACCTTGATCTGGTATTTATTCACGATGCGCAGGCAAATGGAAGTACAGACGGAGGTCGTAGTATCGATAATCTCACCTTCTATACACGCCTCGGTCAACGTTTAATACACATGATTACTAGCTTTACCGCTGCTGGTCGTTTATACGAAGTTGACATGCGCCTGCGCCCCTCAGGCAATTCAGGCCTGTTGGTTTCTAGTTTGGAAGCTTTTAAAGATTACCAGCAGAAAGAAGCCTGGGTTTGGGAGCACCAAGCCTTGACCCGATCTCGCGGCTTGGCAGGAGAGTCTAATTTACTGGCTAAATTTGAAGATTGCCGTAAAGGTATTATTGCCTCGACTCGAGATCGTAACGTGTTAAAAACCGAGGTCATCAAAATGCGTGAGAAAATGCGCGCTCATCTTGATACTGGCGGTAAAGAGAAAGGTTTTGACCTTAAACAAGGCGCTGGTGGAATTATTGATATTGAATTCATGGTGCAATATTTAGTATTGGCTTGGTCATGCAAATACCCGGAATTGATGCGATTTTCCGACAATGTGCGTCAGCTGGAGGCGGCAGCCGAAGTTGGCTTAATTGGTGCTGAACAAGCTGAAAAAATGACCGATACTTACACGCTTTATCGGTCTCTGACTCACCGATTGAGCTTGCAGCAACAAGGCAGAGTGGTGCAAAAAGATACCTTGGTGGATAACCAAAACTTAGTGAGCCAGTATTGGGATAGCTTTGTTAATGATGGCAAGATCTAGGCGTTGTTTTTGTTTTAATTCGTTAGCTAAGCTTTACAAAAAGGTGTTCGTAAATTGATCAAAGTATCGCTATACTTTAATTATTGAGTTCTTTTGATCAATAATTAATCTACAAGTGCGGAGAACGTAGAGTAGATTTATAGGAGGAAAGATGCCAAGTATTAATGGTTTGAGTAGTCCTGCGATGGATTATGCTAGTGAAGCGTATAGTGCGAGCTTATCTAAAGTAGCTCAGCAACAAAAAGCGGAACAGGAGCTTACTTTATTAGAAGAAGCTGCGAAAAGTGTTACGCCTGCGGCAAGCAGTGGATCACATACGACGACCGATAACTTGGGTCAGAATATCAACATTAATGTTTGATGTATTGTCTTAAAACCGTAAAAAAACGAGAGCCCCATCAAATAGCACTTATGATGGGGCTTTTTATTATGTAAACAGAACTGCAAGACGCTTAAATTCTAGGTTCCGATAAAATTTTGATCTTCTTCTGGTAGTGGTTGATTGTCGATAACCGCTTCAAATGCTTTTAGACGCTTGTAGATAGAGAGCAGCTCTACAATGGTTGTCCAAGAGTTGACCAAGTATTGAAAGGAGTTCTCTACCTGGCTGAATGCATTATTGATTTGTTGAAATATCCCAAAAGTGATGGCGCCAGCAACAATAGAAGGGCCAAGCGCGATCATTGGTACAAGAACACTTGCTTGTAAGTAGCCGTAACGGACCACGTTAAAATACAAGTAGTTGAAGTAGAGAGTGAAGTAATTTTTGCGAACATGATCGAACAGTTCTTTCAATGTAGCTGGGTCTGCTCTATCTTCTCTATCTTCTCCATACACCAGTTCTTTCCGATATGCCGCCTCAACTCGTTGATTTTTAAATTCCAAGCCAGGGAGTTTGATACCTGCTATTGCGAGAAGTACCGTCCCGATAATAGACCAAAATAATGCGGTAAAAACTAATGCCTGTGGTACTTCTCCGATAAAGGGAAGCTCTTTGACGTAGGAGGAAAGTCCCCACAAAACAGGTAAAAAAGCGAGTAAAGTCATAACTGAACTTATCAAACGAACTCCAAGGCCTTCCATTATGCTGGCAAAGCGCATGGTGTCTTCCTGAATACGCTGTGATGCCCCTTCAATGTGTCTAACTTGTTGCCATTTGGAAGAGTAATATTCCGTCATAGAGGTTCTCCAACGGAAGATGTAATGGCTTACAAAGAAACTCTTAAGTACCACTAGGGTTATGTGAATTGAAGCAATACCAAAGAATACGTAAATCTGAGAAAAGTAGTCATCCATAGTAATTGAATTTGGTGTTGTTAAGGCTTTTTGGACGAGGTTATAAAAATCGCCATACCAACTATTCAGCATGACGCTAAGTTGCACGCTAAACCACGTCGTAAAAATAATTAAGCCAGACCCCATTACTGACCATTTTGCCCATTTATGTCCACCGTAGACCATCCAGATCCCAATAAATAACCCATAACACACTGCTATGTATTGATAGAGCCATACGGTTAACGCTGTTTCTTGGGTACTTTGAAAGGCGGCTTGGGCGGCGGCATCAGCACCTTCGGCTAATGCTGCTGGAAAATGCACGCCAAATAACGAGCCAAGGCTTAATACGCTGCCTAAATCTTGGAGTTCTAAATACCAGCCAATGACACATACAAGTGCCCAGATGACAAAACTGAGAAAAAAGAGCTTGGGTTTAGGAAAGAAAGATTGAAACACGTTGTTGTTTCTCTATGTTGGTTAATCGGTTTAGGTGAGTAAGCCATTGATATACGCAGGTTTAGTTAATGGCGAATGATCGGAGCTTAAACCAGTGAGGTGATAATGACAATCAAATGCCGATACTGGAATCAGCAAAAAAGGCGATAATGCATTAATCAATGAGTCATTTTAATTATAATAAGACACTATATTGCAAGCTTAAGACAATAGGAAAATTACATGACACAAGTTGAGTTGTATTTGATTCGAGCTTTTTCTATTGCTGGAAAAGGTGGGAATTTAGCCGGCGTGGTTTTAAACGCGGATACGCTAACGGATTTGCAAAAGCAGTCTATTGCTAAGCAAGTCGGTGTGTCAGAAACCGCTTTTGTTTGCCAAAGCGATAAAGCTGATTTTCAAGTGTCTTTCTTTACTCCAACTGTAGAAGTTGATTTTTGCGGTCATGCGACTCTGAGTGTGTTTTGGTTGTTGCATCATTTACAGTATATTTCGGCTGGTAGTTATCAGCAGGAAACCAAGGCTGGTATTTTATCTGTCGAGATAGAATCACAAGGGGATGTTTTGATGAGTCAGAATTTGCCTGTGTGGTGGGGTGAATACAGTGCAGAAGATATTGCGCCCATGCTAGGTATTCAGCCATCACTGATAGCTCAGACGGGCTTGCCTGCTCAGGCGATTTCGACAGGGTTAGTTGATTTAATGGTTCCCGTTCCCTTCGGCTTGCTGGATAATCTCGACATTGATAATGATGCAATAACTCGTTTCTGTGATCAGCATCATTTTGTTGGTTTTCATGTCTTTGAAATGAATCCACCAGAATCTTCTTATGCCGCAAGTTGTCGAAATTTTGCACCGGCGGTTGGTATTCCTGAAGAATCGGCTACTGGCAGTTCGAGTGGCGCGCTAGCCTGTTATTTGCATCGTCATTTTAGTTATCAGCAGGCTATTTTTGAACAAGGACGGGCAATGGGAATGCCATCGCGACTAGTGACTCAATTAACAACAGAAAATGAATTGTTAACTCAGGTTCAAGTTGGAGGCGAAGCGGCGTTCTTTAAAAAATTGATATTAACTTGCTAAGCCCTTGGTAGTATAAATGACTTTTGTATTTATTTGGTGATTGGGAAGAGTTAGTTTTCTGGGGGCGGGCAGCTTGTTATGCCATTGTCAAAACAGGCTTGGTAATGTTCCCCCATGATGATTCGCTTTTTGGAACTTGGATGGCTAGATATAAAGTCGGACAAATTGTTATCGGCTTTTGTTTCTTCTATCTTAGAAGTTGGATTACTGTCTCTTCGCTCCACTTTTCCAATAGAGTCTTGCTCCATTGTAGTTAATATAGCGCCTAAACTGAAAGGGGGAATACCTGCTTTTATCGCATGTTCATAAGCAAAGCGGTCTGCTTGTGTTTCATAATGTCTAGAATAGGTGTTGCTGACAAGAAATGAACCAATACCAACACCAAAATCGGCCACCGAGCTGGCATCTCCTAAAATTAAGGATGAAATAACTGTCATTATACTACCTGCGATTACTTTCTTTAAGGCATGGCGGTCAACGATATGCCCCATTTCATGTAGTAACACGATATCCATTTCATTGTCATTTTGTACCAGTTCGACAAAGCGATCAGTAATAATAATATTGCCATTGGGCAGAGCTAAAGCATTAGCTATGCTGTCTTTTCCATTTAATGGCCAACGGCGAAAATGCAATGAAAAGCTCGTTGCATTATTTGCTTGATATAGAGGAGCAATGTCTTCTTTAAAATGCTGAAGGATTTTTTCTTGTGTTGATTTGGGGAGTTGGCTTGGTTCTAAAATGCTGGAGTCTAGAAACTGCAAAGCATAGCTGGATAGGGCTTGGTTAGCAGAATCAGGAAGTGCTTCTGCAATGATATTACTGACGGCGGGTAATCCCCATTTGATACCTGAAAAAAATAGTCCAGCAATAATAAAAACACTTAAAACTACTAAAGATAAATTTTTCTCTAATTGATGGATAAAAACCATGAGACCAGTAGATTTGGTCTGTTTTTTTAACGATTGGTCTATTTCGTCATTCGCCTTTGTTTCAAAGACGCTGCCATCTTTAAGTGTTATTTTACGTGCAATATTGCCTAGACGGTCAGAAATTTCCAGTTCATCAAATTTGCCCGTCATAGAAAAATGGTCTTCAGCGTAAAGCTGAAAACCATTTTCAGAGATGTGCAATTCAGCAGCAAGAGATTTTGCACTTCCTGCCAAATAAAGCTTGCCATTGATCATTAAAAAACGAGACCGCCAATATCTGCATTAAAAGCGTCACCAAGCTCTTCTCCCAGTGGGCCTTTGTTATCACTCTGTGTGCTGATGAATTGGTCAAAACCTTGATTAGCCTGAACACTGACACTCTCTATGGAGTAACGATAGAGTCGTATCGCGGCCCATGGGTAAGCTAAACCTAGAGTGCAGATAAGTAACAATAAATTTGTGGACATAACGCCAAAGTATTTATTTGTCGTGAGTGTCGATTCAAATGTAATTGAATTATCCAATATAGTTTCGTTTAAAAGGTATACACGTTGGTGTGCTTTTACATAAGCAAGTGCATACATGCTTATGCTGAGAAGCATTAAATAGAATATTACCAAGCTATACACAATGAAGCTGCTTGGCCTTGCGCCCTGTCCAAGCTCGCTGATGTTTTGTATTAGTGAATTAACTTGGTTTGAGCTTATGCTGATATAAGCTATACCTGAAAAAATGATTGCAGCCGCCAGTGCAAGCAGTAAAAATATTCCTGCTGCTTTAAAAAAAATAATTAAAAAAGGCTTGAATTCAAGCTTACTGTTAACCTTACCTTGACCAAAATTAATGCCATTTAGAATGTAGTTATTTATCACTTTGCTGGTTATCGCAAGATAAGTAGGGTAAGCCGCAACGGTTAATATAGCTGCTAGCCAAAACGAAATTGAACCTGCTAAAGATACTGCGCCAATAATGACTAATAACATACCGATAGGATAAGCCAGTAATGCGATATAAGATCCAGAAAGCTTGCCGTT from Marinomonas rhizomae harbors:
- a CDS encoding YjgN family protein, which produces MTPLKFNGSGSEYFKIWIVNILLTIITLGLYRPWAKVRTLRYFYGNTELDNANFEYHATGKQLFFSFIIAIALFILYTIISQANAILGIILPVVLLAALPWIILRSIKFNLSMSSYRNVRFGFNGKLSGSYIALLAYPIGMLLVIIGAVSLAGSISFWLAAILTVAAYPTYLAITSKVINNYILNGINFGQGKVNSKLEFKPFLIIFFKAAGIFLLLALAAAIIFSGIAYISISSNQVNSLIQNISELGQGARPSSFIVYSLVIFYLMLLSISMYALAYVKAHQRVYLLNETILDNSITFESTLTTNKYFGVMSTNLLLLICTLGLAYPWAAIRLYRYSIESVSVQANQGFDQFISTQSDNKGPLGEELGDAFNADIGGLVF